A window from Exiguobacterium marinum DSM 16307 encodes these proteins:
- a CDS encoding short chain dehydrogenase: MKILLVGASGTVGQTVAKELEKTHTIIRAGRNGADVQVDLTSEDSIRQMYETVGRVDAVISTAGSTHFGPLSEMTPADNQKSIDSKIKGQVNLVLLGLDYVNDGGSFTLTSGILMDDPIKEGASAALANGAIKGFVTGAAIEMPRGIRINNVSPNVLVEALDAYGPYFRGYAAVPGERVALAYVKSVEGAQTGQTYEVY, translated from the coding sequence ATGAAAATTTTACTCGTTGGGGCAAGCGGCACGGTCGGTCAGACCGTCGCAAAAGAGTTGGAGAAAACACATACGATCATCCGGGCTGGGCGTAACGGGGCAGACGTGCAAGTCGACCTCACTTCTGAAGACAGCATCCGCCAGATGTATGAGACGGTCGGACGGGTCGACGCGGTCATCAGTACGGCGGGCAGCACGCATTTCGGTCCGCTTTCCGAGATGACGCCGGCAGATAATCAGAAGAGTATCGACAGCAAGATCAAAGGACAGGTCAACCTCGTCCTTCTCGGGCTCGATTATGTGAACGATGGCGGCAGCTTTACATTGACGAGCGGAATCTTGATGGACGACCCGATCAAGGAGGGCGCATCAGCGGCACTCGCGAACGGCGCCATCAAAGGATTCGTGACCGGTGCGGCGATTGAGATGCCACGGGGCATCCGTATCAACAACGTCAGCCCGAACGTCCTCGTCGAAGCGCTCGATGCGTACGGCCCGTATTTCCGAGGCTACGCGGCGGTACCGGGTGAACGGGTCGCCCTCGCCTATGTGAAAAGCGTCGAAGGCGCGCAGACCGGACAGACGTACGAAGTCTACTAA
- a CDS encoding ABC transporter permease encodes MSYIELATALIFVVIPLALTLVLKLGLERDIIIATVRSIIQLLIIGYILTFVFESDSPIFMLLMILLMIVAATQNIRRKGDGIPGIMWIIVLTLVTIETLTMGLLLGLGIIPFEPEKVIPISGMVIGNSMVLSLLFLNKFKDEVERSDDVIELILSLGGTPKVAIDNSLKNAIRTSMIPTVEAQKTMGLVQLPGMMSGLIIGGADPMEAVLYQLLILFLILTTASISATLVGYLAYPRLFNEKMQYIGLTYRKGK; translated from the coding sequence ATGTCATATATTGAACTCGCGACGGCGCTCATCTTCGTCGTCATCCCACTCGCCTTGACGCTCGTCCTAAAACTCGGACTCGAGCGTGATATTATCATCGCGACCGTCCGCTCCATCATTCAACTGTTGATCATCGGCTATATCTTGACGTTCGTCTTTGAGAGCGACAGTCCCATCTTCATGCTGTTGATGATTTTACTCATGATTGTCGCCGCGACACAAAACATCCGACGAAAAGGGGACGGGATTCCGGGCATCATGTGGATCATCGTCTTGACACTCGTGACGATCGAAACGCTGACGATGGGACTCCTGCTCGGGCTCGGCATCATCCCATTCGAGCCGGAAAAGGTCATTCCGATCAGCGGGATGGTCATCGGGAACAGCATGGTGTTATCACTCCTGTTCTTGAACAAGTTCAAAGACGAGGTCGAGCGGAGTGACGACGTCATTGAACTCATTCTTTCACTCGGCGGCACACCAAAAGTGGCCATCGACAATAGCTTGAAGAATGCGATTCGCACGAGCATGATCCCGACCGTCGAGGCTCAAAAGACGATGGGGCTCGTCCAGCTACCGGGGATGATGAGCGGTCTCATCATTGGGGGAGCCGACCCGATGGAAGCGGTTTTGTATCAACTCTTGATCCTCTTCTTGATTTTGACGACCGCCTCGATCTCGGCGACGCTCGTCGGCTATCTGGCGTACCCGCGTTTGTTCAACGAGAAGATGCAGTATATCGGACTGACCTATCGGAAGGGGAAATGA
- a CDS encoding TetR/AcrR family transcriptional regulator, translated as MSKKQLLLQTAAQMIREDGISQLSLERLATKAGITKAGVLYHFDNKANLLRQMNEFAIETFEKRITAHLSDGPYSFTRAYALATLEDVDHGDTDLVAVFISSQEDATSESIWSDVSTGWNERFAADGPDQDAILKLRLLCDGFWFAVLYGYSESFKDRAATLIREACDELVQGGS; from the coding sequence ATGAGTAAAAAACAATTGTTGCTACAGACTGCCGCCCAGATGATTCGAGAAGACGGAATCAGTCAGTTGTCGCTCGAACGATTGGCGACGAAAGCAGGAATCACGAAAGCCGGGGTCCTCTATCATTTCGACAATAAGGCCAACTTATTGCGTCAGATGAACGAATTCGCCATCGAGACGTTCGAGAAACGAATCACCGCCCATCTATCGGACGGTCCATATTCATTTACCCGTGCCTATGCCCTCGCGACGTTGGAGGATGTTGATCACGGGGACACGGACCTCGTCGCCGTCTTTATCTCCTCACAAGAAGATGCGACGAGCGAGTCGATCTGGAGTGACGTGTCGACCGGTTGGAACGAGCGATTCGCTGCAGATGGACCGGACCAGGATGCGATTTTAAAACTTCGTCTCCTCTGTGACGGCTTTTGGTTCGCTGTCTTGTATGGGTATAGCGAATCGTTCAAGGACCGTGCGGCGACACTCATTCGGGAGGCATGTGACGAGTTGGTTCAAGGAGGTTCGTAA
- a CDS encoding siderophore ABC transporter substrate-binding protein produces MDEVGKFKISLMLTLLVFVLAACGGTSETKKEENVGSATKTETVEITDAHGTIEVPVNPEKVVALDNRTFETLAAWDIDLVAAPIGLLPAESPYASDKDISDVGMHFEPNLEAIAGVDPDVVIVGQRFADYYEDIKKLVPEAAVIDLNIEIPEDSGTPGEILVKGLTDTTLTLGKIFDKNTEAETIVADLDKSIEDAKAAYNGKDTIMSVIVSGGDIGFSAPVTGRVFGPMYDIFGWVPALEVEKTTGDHEGDEVSVEAIAESNPDWLFVLDRDAPLGDAEGAVPAEDVIDNAPALQKTTAVTKEQIVYAPKDTYLNESIQTYAEFFNSVTEALAK; encoded by the coding sequence ATGGATGAAGTGGGGAAATTCAAGATTTCACTCATGTTGACGTTGCTCGTCTTCGTACTCGCCGCATGTGGCGGAACGAGTGAGACGAAGAAAGAAGAGAACGTCGGCAGCGCAACAAAGACAGAGACGGTCGAGATTACGGATGCACATGGCACGATCGAGGTACCGGTCAATCCGGAGAAGGTCGTCGCCCTCGATAACCGGACGTTCGAAACATTGGCAGCATGGGACATCGACTTGGTGGCGGCACCAATCGGACTCCTTCCAGCGGAGTCACCATATGCATCAGACAAAGACATCAGTGATGTCGGCATGCACTTCGAGCCGAACTTAGAGGCGATTGCGGGAGTTGACCCAGACGTCGTCATCGTCGGTCAACGCTTCGCGGATTACTACGAGGACATCAAAAAGTTGGTACCGGAAGCGGCGGTCATCGATTTGAACATCGAAATCCCAGAAGATTCAGGCACACCGGGTGAGATTTTAGTCAAAGGATTGACAGACACGACGCTCACACTCGGAAAAATCTTTGACAAAAACACAGAAGCCGAAACGATCGTCGCTGACCTCGACAAGTCGATTGAAGACGCGAAAGCGGCATACAACGGAAAAGATACAATCATGTCAGTCATCGTATCGGGCGGAGACATCGGGTTCTCAGCACCGGTAACGGGACGCGTGTTCGGACCGATGTACGACATCTTCGGATGGGTCCCAGCCCTTGAAGTCGAGAAGACGACAGGTGACCACGAAGGTGACGAAGTATCCGTCGAAGCCATCGCGGAAAGCAATCCGGACTGGTTGTTCGTCCTCGACCGTGACGCACCACTCGGTGACGCGGAAGGCGCAGTACCAGCCGAAGACGTGATCGACAACGCACCGGCGCTTCAAAAGACGACGGCTGTGACGAAAGAGCAAATCGTCTATGCCCCGAAAGACACGTACTTGAACGAATCGATTCAAACGTACGCGGAATTCTTCAACAGTGTCACGGAAGCGCTCGCGAAGTAA
- a CDS encoding nuclear transport factor 2 family protein — MNELVDYLQTLEEALLTTEVRQSTERLRELLTEDFFEIGSSGRILYQDWNQTTLQLDPIEAVLSEFTLHPLTEGHVLVTYHLVQPILKRETRRSSIWVFVDGRWKMRFHQGTVVPKEAT, encoded by the coding sequence ATGAACGAGTTGGTAGATTATCTTCAAACACTAGAAGAAGCGTTACTCACGACGGAAGTCAGGCAGTCGACGGAGCGATTGCGTGAACTGTTGACCGAAGACTTCTTTGAAATCGGTAGCTCGGGACGGATCCTGTATCAAGATTGGAATCAGACGACACTCCAGCTCGACCCGATTGAGGCGGTGTTATCCGAATTCACGCTGCATCCGTTGACGGAAGGTCACGTTTTGGTGACGTACCATCTCGTTCAACCGATATTGAAGCGCGAAACACGCCGCAGCTCGATTTGGGTATTCGTGGACGGGCGTTGGAAGATGCGATTTCATCAAGGTACGGTCGTCCCGAAAGAGGCAACTTGA
- a CDS encoding GntR family transcriptional regulator: MSQSTLQTAIKDELLSRIKSGHYKEGEKFPTEYALCEEFDVSRTTVRGALNQLTTEGYLVRQQGRGTFVAGKKVQQTLSYTPNNYAAQLAVQGKRGQVALIDISVISASGQIASVFEAEDNAPIQKIERIRHADGEPTQYEVSFIPWQIAPGITKEQAEHSLFRTLAEVHDVHVAKTTEALEIALADEKVSTLLDCPLGSPCFHIETVTEDESGRAIEYSRSYFRGDKTSFVIERDYK; the protein is encoded by the coding sequence ATGTCGCAATCGACGCTCCAAACCGCAATCAAGGATGAACTGTTGTCCCGCATCAAGAGTGGGCACTATAAAGAAGGGGAAAAATTTCCGACCGAGTACGCGCTTTGCGAGGAGTTCGATGTGAGCCGAACGACGGTACGGGGTGCCCTCAACCAGTTGACGACGGAAGGGTATCTGGTCCGTCAACAAGGTCGCGGGACGTTCGTCGCCGGGAAGAAAGTACAACAGACGTTGTCGTATACGCCGAACAACTATGCGGCACAGCTCGCCGTTCAAGGGAAACGTGGGCAAGTCGCCTTGATCGACATCTCGGTCATCTCGGCATCAGGTCAAATCGCTTCTGTGTTTGAAGCGGAAGACAACGCCCCGATTCAAAAGATTGAGCGAATCCGTCATGCGGACGGCGAACCGACCCAGTATGAGGTCTCGTTCATCCCGTGGCAGATCGCACCGGGGATCACGAAGGAACAGGCCGAGCATTCGCTCTTCCGCACACTCGCCGAGGTCCACGACGTGCATGTCGCGAAGACGACGGAAGCACTGGAGATTGCCTTAGCTGACGAGAAGGTGAGTACGCTCCTCGACTGTCCACTCGGGTCCCCTTGCTTCCATATCGAGACGGTGACAGAAGATGAGTCGGGACGAGCAATTGAATATTCACGCTCCTACTTCCGCGGAGACAAGACGAGCTTCGTCATCGAACGGGATTATAAGTAA
- a CDS encoding ABC transporter permease, with translation MQKPLTARVETMSQPSFSRLWTKSFVFTVIIVLGLAVLSLFTGVYDLSRTDGFDMFWITRVPRTVALMLTGAAMAMAGLVMQLITQNRLVEPTTTGTLEWAGLGLLTVYLLVPAPSLMMRMTGAIVFAFIGTMVFFWFLRSVKLRSSLIVPIIGLMLGAVISAISTFLGLFFRASQAIEGWFVGSFASVQIGRYEYLWVIIVVTVLIFLLANRLTLAGLGEDIATSLGVNYNQLMMMATGLIALSVGVVATVIGNLPFLGLIVPNLVSMFRGDDLRSNLPWVCLVGMGAILVSDLISRTIIMPFELPVSLILGTVGAVVFIMILMRQRKKGGVR, from the coding sequence ATGCAAAAACCATTGACAGCCAGGGTTGAGACGATGTCTCAGCCCTCCTTTTCTAGATTGTGGACGAAGTCGTTCGTATTCACCGTGATCATCGTCCTCGGTTTGGCGGTGCTGTCGCTCTTTACCGGGGTGTACGATCTGTCACGGACAGACGGCTTCGATATGTTTTGGATCACCCGAGTCCCACGGACGGTCGCCCTCATGCTGACGGGTGCGGCGATGGCGATGGCGGGGCTCGTCATGCAGCTCATCACGCAAAACCGTCTCGTCGAGCCGACGACGACGGGGACGCTCGAATGGGCGGGTCTCGGACTGCTCACTGTTTACTTACTCGTACCGGCACCGAGCCTCATGATGCGGATGACCGGGGCAATCGTCTTCGCATTCATCGGGACGATGGTCTTCTTCTGGTTCTTACGTTCGGTCAAACTCCGATCATCGCTCATCGTGCCAATCATCGGGCTCATGTTAGGGGCGGTCATCTCCGCCATCTCGACGTTCCTCGGTCTTTTCTTCCGGGCAAGCCAGGCAATCGAGGGTTGGTTCGTCGGTTCGTTCGCCTCGGTGCAAATCGGGCGCTACGAGTATCTATGGGTCATCATCGTCGTGACGGTGCTCATCTTTTTACTGGCGAATCGCTTGACGCTCGCGGGCCTCGGGGAAGACATCGCGACGAGTCTCGGCGTGAACTATAACCAGCTCATGATGATGGCGACGGGGCTGATCGCCTTATCGGTCGGTGTCGTGGCGACGGTCATCGGGAATTTGCCGTTCCTTGGACTCATCGTTCCGAACCTCGTCTCGATGTTCCGCGGGGATGATTTGCGAAGCAACCTGCCATGGGTCTGTCTTGTCGGGATGGGTGCGATTCTCGTCAGTGACTTGATCTCACGGACGATCATCATGCCGTTCGAGCTCCCGGTCTCCCTCATTCTCGGGACGGTCGGGGCAGTCGTCTTCATCATGATCTTAATGCGACAACGGAAGAAGGGAGGGGTTCGATGA
- the relB gene encoding type II toxin-antitoxin system RelB family antitoxin, which produces METINIHPNEEDARVIKEYVEAKQLHLSTFIRDVMIEHIQNERDVNRYHETMHHYQKEPKAISFEEMMKELDGE; this is translated from the coding sequence ATGGAAACTATAAATATCCATCCCAATGAAGAAGATGCGAGAGTCATCAAGGAATATGTAGAAGCGAAACAGCTGCACTTGTCTACCTTCATTCGCGATGTGATGATTGAACATATTCAAAACGAAAGAGACGTAAATCGATATCACGAAACGATGCATCATTATCAAAAGGAACCGAAAGCGATCTCATTCGAAGAGATGATGAAAGAATTGGACGGAGAATAA
- a CDS encoding iron ABC transporter ATP-binding protein: MIQIEQVKKSYTDDVHIGPLTLDIPKAGFTSLIGPNGAGKSTTLMMIGRLLNLDEGQIQVAGMDVSSTKSKDLAKIITILRQENHFVTRLTVRQLAGFGRFPYSKGRLTKEDEAIISKYIDFLDLTALENRYLDELSGGQRQRAYVAMVLCQETEYVLLDEPLNNLDIARSVQMMEYLRHVADEFGRTIVTVLHDINFAAKYSDRICAMKDGQIAAFGTVDEIMDAKILSDIFETKLEIIEGPYGPIAVY; this comes from the coding sequence ATGATTCAAATCGAACAAGTCAAAAAATCGTATACAGACGACGTCCACATCGGACCGCTCACGCTCGACATCCCGAAAGCCGGGTTCACCTCATTGATTGGACCGAACGGGGCGGGCAAGTCGACGACGCTCATGATGATCGGACGGTTGCTCAACTTAGACGAGGGACAGATCCAAGTCGCCGGCATGGACGTGTCGAGCACGAAGTCGAAAGACTTGGCGAAAATCATCACCATCCTGCGTCAAGAGAACCACTTCGTGACAAGGCTCACGGTCCGGCAACTCGCCGGGTTCGGGCGTTTCCCGTACTCGAAAGGACGCCTCACAAAAGAGGACGAGGCGATCATCTCGAAATATATCGACTTCCTCGACTTGACCGCGCTCGAGAACCGCTATCTCGACGAGCTCTCAGGGGGACAAAGGCAGCGTGCGTATGTGGCGATGGTGCTCTGTCAGGAGACGGAATACGTCCTCCTCGATGAGCCGCTCAACAACTTGGACATCGCCCGTTCGGTACAGATGATGGAGTATTTACGCCACGTCGCCGATGAGTTCGGACGGACAATCGTCACGGTGCTCCACGATATCAACTTTGCGGCGAAATATTCGGATCGCATCTGTGCGATGAAAGACGGACAGATTGCTGCGTTTGGAACGGTCGATGAAATCATGGACGCGAAGATTCTATCCGATATTTTTGAGACGAAACTGGAAATCATCGAAGGTCCGTATGGGCCAATTGCGGTGTATTAA
- a CDS encoding VOC family protein has protein sequence MITGIHHVQLTIPIGAEREAKAFYCEFLGLREIEKPESLKGRGGFWLQVGDRSVHVGAEDDVERQKTKAHIAYAMTDLGHWKEALRENEISYSEGIPIPGYDRFEFRDPFGNRVEMIQPL, from the coding sequence ATGATCACAGGGATTCATCATGTCCAGCTCACGATTCCAATTGGAGCGGAGCGAGAGGCGAAGGCGTTCTATTGTGAGTTTCTCGGTCTACGTGAAATCGAGAAGCCGGAGTCACTGAAAGGACGTGGCGGATTTTGGCTTCAGGTCGGCGACCGTTCCGTCCATGTCGGGGCAGAGGACGACGTGGAACGACAGAAGACGAAAGCGCATATCGCATACGCGATGACGGATTTAGGTCATTGGAAGGAAGCGCTTCGAGAGAACGAGATTTCTTACTCCGAAGGCATCCCGATTCCAGGATACGACCGATTCGAGTTCAGAGACCCGTTCGGCAATCGGGTCGAGATGATTCAACCGCTCTGA
- a CDS encoding DMT family transporter — protein MKAYLLLFFSIGFEVLGTSMLKLSDGFTNLVPSAILLVSFAASFTLMGNVLKTIPLSIAYSIWAGLGTVATGLIGVFVYGEVLSTLNAIGLLLIVLGVIVMNQQREEVVT, from the coding sequence ATGAAAGCCTATCTTTTACTGTTCTTTTCTATCGGATTTGAGGTACTCGGGACGTCGATGTTGAAGCTGTCGGATGGATTCACGAACCTCGTACCGAGTGCCATCCTCTTGGTCAGTTTCGCCGCCTCGTTCACCCTCATGGGCAACGTGTTGAAGACGATTCCCCTCAGTATCGCTTATAGCATCTGGGCCGGGCTCGGCACGGTGGCGACGGGGCTCATCGGGGTGTTCGTGTACGGGGAAGTTCTCTCCACACTAAACGCCATCGGTCTCTTGTTGATCGTCCTCGGCGTCATCGTGATGAATCAACAAAGAGAGGAAGTCGTGACATGA
- a CDS encoding ABC transporter ATP-binding protein, with amino-acid sequence MSIIEFKDVSHQDILHHVSGTFREGRITTFVGPSGAGKTTCLKHINGLLSPDTGTILFKGEDIAEMDILELRKKIGMAFQSAPMIQGTVYDNLNLPKAIFDETLDRDRAAELLHRVDLSEAFLDQPIKSLSGGERSRVAIARTLVNKPDVLLLDEITASLDYRTVKEIERLIRKLQQSYGVTVIWITHDLDQARRVSDDMWFLKDGELLAYGDASFIDESDDPVIQQFVRGED; translated from the coding sequence ATGTCAATCATTGAATTCAAAGATGTGAGTCATCAAGACATCCTGCACCATGTGTCCGGGACGTTTCGAGAAGGACGAATCACGACGTTCGTCGGACCGAGCGGCGCCGGCAAGACGACGTGTCTGAAGCATATCAACGGATTGCTATCACCAGACACAGGCACGATTTTATTCAAAGGGGAAGACATCGCGGAGATGGACATCCTCGAGCTACGAAAGAAAATCGGTATGGCGTTCCAAAGTGCGCCGATGATTCAAGGGACGGTGTACGACAACTTGAATCTCCCGAAGGCCATCTTCGACGAGACACTCGACCGCGACCGGGCTGCCGAATTGCTCCATCGCGTCGACTTGAGTGAGGCGTTCCTCGACCAACCCATCAAATCACTGTCGGGTGGGGAACGGAGTCGGGTCGCCATCGCGCGGACGCTCGTCAATAAACCAGACGTGCTCTTGCTCGATGAGATCACGGCGAGCCTTGATTACCGGACGGTGAAAGAGATCGAGCGACTCATCCGAAAACTGCAACAATCGTACGGTGTGACCGTCATCTGGATCACCCATGACCTTGATCAGGCGCGGCGGGTAAGTGACGACATGTGGTTTTTGAAAGATGGGGAATTGCTTGCGTATGGGGACGCATCGTTCATCGATGAGTCGGACGATCCCGTCATCCAACAATTCGTCAGGGGGGAAGATTGA
- a CDS encoding DMT family transporter, with translation MGFIYLIGAIASELFGSSMLKVNATSTSRLPILGVAFGYGTAFYLLSLALFTIPLSFAYAFWSGVGTALTAVIGFVVFREQISRQKIAGIGLVIIGLVFMKV, from the coding sequence ATGGGATTCATCTATTTGATCGGGGCCATCGCCTCAGAACTGTTCGGGTCGAGCATGTTGAAAGTGAACGCCACCTCGACGAGCCGACTTCCGATTCTCGGGGTCGCCTTCGGTTATGGGACGGCATTTTATTTGTTGTCACTTGCCCTCTTCACCATTCCGCTCAGCTTCGCATATGCATTTTGGAGCGGGGTCGGGACGGCACTCACGGCGGTGATCGGATTCGTCGTCTTCCGGGAACAAATCAGTCGTCAAAAAATTGCGGGGATCGGGCTCGTCATCATCGGGCTCGTCTTCATGAAAGTGTGA
- a CDS encoding iron chelate uptake ABC transporter family permease subunit, with the protein MSTVMERDGVDVSIGELTEERHALAFQSKRASRRYWLFLSAFILGGLLCALGLLLYNNPVPMDSPSFVPVVERRIVAIVTMLIAALCQSLATVAFHSVTNNRIITPSLLGFDALYSTIQTSMVFFFGAGALIGFSGTGAFLIQVGLMVTMSLLLYGWLLSGKYANLQLMLLVGIIIGTGLNSVSSFMRRMLAPSEFDILQARLFGSVTNADVAYFPIVIPIVVIAGTLLFLFSNRLNIVALGKDVATTFGVNHRRSVIYTLVLISLLMSVSTALIGPLTFFGFLVATLSYQVASTYDHKYVFPMAFALGFFVLTSAYFFMYHIFQTPSVVSVIIELFGGLIFLAVILRKRSL; encoded by the coding sequence ATGAGTACGGTCATGGAACGAGACGGTGTCGACGTATCAATTGGGGAATTGACAGAAGAACGTCACGCCTTGGCGTTTCAATCGAAACGGGCGAGCAGGCGCTATTGGCTCTTCTTAAGTGCCTTCATTCTCGGCGGACTGTTGTGTGCGCTCGGACTTCTCCTTTATAACAATCCGGTCCCGATGGACTCCCCGTCATTCGTGCCGGTCGTGGAACGGCGGATCGTCGCCATCGTCACGATGCTGATTGCGGCCCTCTGTCAAAGTCTCGCGACGGTCGCGTTCCACTCCGTGACGAACAACCGTATCATCACCCCGTCGCTGCTCGGGTTCGACGCGCTCTACTCGACAATCCAGACGAGCATGGTGTTCTTCTTCGGGGCAGGGGCATTGATTGGATTTTCGGGAACGGGCGCCTTCTTGATCCAAGTCGGTCTCATGGTGACGATGAGTCTTCTCCTCTACGGATGGCTCTTGTCAGGCAAATACGCCAACTTGCAGCTCATGCTGCTCGTCGGGATCATCATCGGGACGGGACTGAACTCGGTGTCGTCGTTCATGCGCCGCATGCTCGCTCCGTCCGAGTTCGATATCCTGCAAGCGCGGCTGTTCGGTTCGGTGACGAATGCCGACGTGGCGTACTTCCCCATCGTCATTCCAATTGTCGTCATCGCCGGGACACTCTTGTTCCTGTTCTCGAATCGATTGAATATCGTCGCACTCGGCAAGGACGTCGCGACGACGTTCGGGGTGAACCATCGGAGGAGCGTCATCTACACGCTCGTCCTCATCTCACTCCTCATGTCGGTCTCGACAGCGCTCATCGGACCGCTCACGTTCTTCGGATTTTTAGTCGCGACGCTCAGCTATCAGGTCGCCTCGACGTATGATCATAAATACGTCTTTCCGATGGCGTTCGCCCTAGGGTTCTTCGTCCTGACGAGCGCGTATTTCTTTATGTATCACATATTCCAGACGCCAAGTGTCGTCTCCGTCATCATCGAACTGTTCGGCGGACTCATCTTCTTGGCCGTCATTCTAAGGAAGAGGTCGCTATGA